A window from Chloroflexaceae bacterium encodes these proteins:
- the hemG gene encoding protoporphyrinogen oxidase, whose amino-acid sequence METYDAIIVGGGISGLSAAYTLFKRGLEVLVIEAAPEVGGVMRSIVTPEGYVLDCGPNTAATKDPRLWAEFADLGLLGRLLPADRRGKRRYILLNGKPEEIPMSPVGLARTPLLSGAAKLRIFREPFIPRATGGDESVASFFARRLGPEPAARLVDPFVSGVYAGNPAQISVKAAFPTLWEAEQRAGSIIKGMLSGRKKPAPGAPRGPKMRSLTFSFPGGIAEWPRAIAAALGPRRVWCNARATAVRPDGALWQVTVERERLPETLEARAVILALPAYAAAGLVEELDARAAAALRGIPYAPVSVVQLGYRREQVQHPLDGFGVLAPSSERRRFLGILWSSSLFAGRAPAGRVLTTTLMGGALAPELALQSDADLIATAVAENAAVLGAAGDPELTHATRWERAIAQYTFGHDARIAELERLEREQPGLAFLGSYRGGVGVPKCWHNGVALADRIGELLAGRAESVAAN is encoded by the coding sequence ATGGAGACCTACGATGCCATCATTGTCGGCGGGGGGATCAGCGGCCTGAGCGCAGCCTATACCCTCTTCAAGCGCGGCCTCGAGGTGCTGGTGATCGAGGCCGCCCCGGAGGTCGGCGGGGTGATGCGCAGCATCGTCACCCCGGAAGGGTATGTGCTGGACTGCGGCCCCAATACCGCTGCCACAAAGGACCCGCGTCTGTGGGCCGAGTTCGCCGACCTGGGGTTGCTAGGGCGGTTGCTCCCCGCCGATCGCCGGGGCAAGCGACGCTATATCTTGCTCAATGGCAAGCCCGAGGAGATCCCTATGTCTCCGGTGGGTCTGGCGCGCACGCCGTTGCTCTCCGGCGCAGCGAAGCTGCGGATCTTCCGCGAGCCGTTCATCCCCCGCGCCACCGGCGGCGACGAGAGCGTGGCGAGCTTCTTCGCCCGGCGGCTCGGACCCGAGCCTGCAGCGCGCCTGGTTGACCCCTTCGTCTCAGGCGTGTACGCCGGCAATCCGGCGCAGATCTCCGTCAAGGCGGCCTTCCCCACCCTCTGGGAAGCCGAGCAGCGCGCCGGCAGCATCATCAAGGGCATGCTCAGCGGGCGAAAGAAGCCCGCGCCCGGCGCGCCCAGAGGTCCAAAGATGCGCAGCCTGACCTTCAGCTTCCCCGGCGGCATCGCCGAGTGGCCGCGGGCCATCGCCGCGGCCCTGGGACCGCGGCGGGTCTGGTGCAACGCCCGGGCCACTGCGGTGCGCCCCGACGGCGCCCTCTGGCAGGTGACCGTTGAGCGCGAGCGGCTGCCTGAGACGCTGGAGGCCCGCGCGGTGATCCTGGCCCTGCCGGCCTACGCCGCCGCCGGGCTGGTGGAGGAACTGGACGCGCGGGCGGCGGCGGCGTTGCGCGGCATTCCATACGCCCCGGTCTCCGTGGTGCAACTGGGCTACCGCCGCGAGCAGGTGCAACATCCCCTGGACGGCTTCGGCGTGCTGGCCCCCTCCTCGGAACGGCGGCGCTTCCTGGGCATCCTCTGGTCCTCGTCGCTGTTCGCCGGGCGCGCCCCGGCGGGACGGGTGCTGACCACGACGCTGATGGGCGGCGCCCTGGCGCCTGAACTGGCCCTGCAGAGCGACGCCGACCTGATCGCCACCGCCGTGGCTGAGAATGCTGCCGTGCTCGGGGCCGCGGGCGACCCGGAACTGACCCACGCCACCCGCTGGGAGCGGGCCATTGCCCAGTACACCTTCGGGCACGACGCGCGCATCGCCGAACTCGAACGCCTGGAGCGCGAGCAGCCGGGCCTGGCCTTCCTGGGCAGCTACCGGGGCGGAGTAGGCGTGCCGAAGTGCTGGCACAACGGCGTGGCCCTGGCCGACCGGATCGGCGAGCTTCTGGCGGGGCGTGCTGAAAGCGTAGCGGCAAATTAA
- the hemN gene encoding oxygen-independent coproporphyrinogen III oxidase, whose protein sequence is MDPVHVTREQIDRYNKPGPRYTSYPTVPVWSAQFSETDYRAALAAVAARPDETLSIYVHLPFCAERCAYCGCNATSTKHAHVVDAYLDRVERELSMVAPLLGERRRVVQLHWGGGTPNFLTEAQARRLMAMLDAAFTIDRDGEIALEMDPRLGGPEQAAFYRELGFNRVSLGVQDINPQVQAAIGRIQPFEKTAALFGACRAAGYTSVNIDLVYGLPYQSTENFARTLDAIIDLGPDRLACFSYAHLPQARPNQKRVDAAGLPSPYAKFGLFQQAVQRFTSAGYDWIGMDHFALASDELAVAAREKRLHRNFMGYTVRPAPHLLGLGMSAIGDLGGCFAQTDAHLGRYQKAIDEGRLPIVRGHWLSDDDWRRRAAITHLMCNLELPLSTALDGGDEAMIEAIERVAAHAEEGLVQVDGERIVVTDLGRFFLRNLCMELDAYLARTAERPLFSRTI, encoded by the coding sequence ATGGACCCTGTGCACGTGACGCGGGAGCAGATTGACCGCTACAACAAGCCCGGTCCTCGCTACACCAGTTACCCGACCGTGCCGGTGTGGAGCGCGCAGTTCAGCGAGACGGACTATCGCGCGGCCCTGGCGGCTGTCGCCGCCCGGCCCGACGAGACCCTCTCCATCTATGTCCACCTTCCCTTTTGCGCCGAGCGCTGCGCCTACTGTGGCTGCAACGCCACCTCGACGAAGCACGCCCACGTGGTGGACGCCTACCTCGACCGGGTTGAGCGGGAGCTGAGCATGGTGGCTCCGCTGCTGGGCGAGCGGCGCCGGGTGGTGCAACTCCACTGGGGTGGAGGCACGCCGAACTTCCTGACCGAGGCTCAGGCGCGCCGCCTGATGGCCATGCTCGACGCGGCCTTCACCATAGATCGGGACGGCGAGATCGCTCTGGAGATGGACCCGCGCCTCGGCGGCCCCGAGCAGGCGGCCTTCTACCGCGAGCTGGGCTTCAACCGCGTGAGTCTCGGCGTGCAGGACATCAACCCGCAGGTGCAGGCGGCGATTGGTCGCATTCAGCCCTTCGAGAAGACCGCTGCGCTCTTCGGCGCCTGCCGCGCGGCGGGCTACACCAGTGTCAACATTGACCTGGTGTATGGCCTGCCCTACCAGAGCACCGAGAACTTCGCCCGGACCCTCGACGCCATTATTGACCTTGGCCCGGACCGGCTGGCCTGTTTCAGTTACGCCCATCTTCCCCAGGCGCGCCCCAACCAGAAGCGGGTGGACGCCGCCGGGCTGCCCTCGCCCTACGCCAAGTTCGGCCTCTTCCAGCAGGCGGTGCAACGCTTCACCTCGGCGGGCTACGACTGGATCGGGATGGACCACTTCGCGCTGGCCTCCGATGAACTGGCGGTGGCCGCCCGCGAGAAACGGCTGCACCGCAACTTCATGGGTTACACCGTGCGCCCCGCGCCGCACCTGCTAGGGCTGGGAATGAGCGCCATCGGCGATCTGGGCGGCTGCTTCGCCCAGACCGACGCGCACCTGGGGCGCTACCAGAAGGCGATTGACGAGGGCCGCCTGCCGATCGTGCGCGGCCACTGGCTCAGCGATGACGACTGGCGCCGGCGCGCGGCGATCACCCATCTGATGTGCAACCTGGAACTGCCGCTCAGCACCGCCCTCGACGGGGGCGACGAGGCCATGATCGAGGCCATCGAACGCGTCGCCGCCCACGCCGAGGAGGGCCTGGTGCAGGTGGACGGCGAGCGGATCGTGGTCACCGATCTGGGGCGCTTCTTCCTGCGCAACCTGTGTATGGAACTGGACGCCTACCTGGCGCGCACGGCGGAGCGACCGCTCTTCTCACGGACGATCTAG
- the bchH gene encoding magnesium chelatase subunit H, whose amino-acid sequence MRIVFLTIDGNHAAALRQAAARLRAEHGVAMTPACYDAASLRDEDGWQRLERDVKGAAFIFGARLFGEDYVRPLERLLERAACPVLIITSNPALIRQTRIGKFVLAARESEEASGPLRQWIKKLRPQGGAGEARRQLAVLRNLSRVLRLIPGKARDLYTYIVAHQYWTNASPENLYRLICLLIEAYVPGYKGKLPILDPVSYPEQALIHPDAPAPFETLAAYEQWRASRARAAGKKGGPAAWQGAVGVLALRTVALSGNTAHLDALARALEARGLEARMAYASGLDMRPAIEAFFTAAPEARGWRKKAPASEPRRATVDLLVNASGFALVGGPAESRPADARAALEALDVGYFAPVPLAFQRVEDWRADWGGLAPVQAALSIAVPELEGAAEPIVFGGPTARAEAFVPAQPEVELIADRIARRVALRRTPNHEKRLALVLFSFPPNLGNVGTAAYLDVFRSVYAILRALKERGYTVDLPADAEELRQMVIEGRGDPAASPLLHGTDAAVAGFLSVEDYRRLFPAYTEIEPHWGRAPGELLSDGRRLRILGRRFGNIFVGVQPPFGYERDPMRMLMARDAAPNHAFAAFYTWLRHEFRAHAVIHVGTHGALEFMPGKQSGLSADCWPARLIGDLPNFYLYSVNNPSEAAIAKRRSGATLISYLVPPLQQAGLYKGLRQLKDAIDAYRQRPDAGMLATIRELAGKLGLGADAPVRADSETDYLAHLSHELLQIEQRMIPAGLHVFGAPPSTEELVDLLALTATFQRFRLRGEETTLPALVARSMGLDYAALRERMAGDLQAQESWRAVEARCKESIRRFVGGAPLEVGGYAPGDLAPLAHFLGDLLARLTSDQEMAGLLHALEGGFVRPSPSNDIVRDPDVVPTGRNVYSLDPARAPSAAAVERAMRLTEELLARAVAEGGALPESVAVVLWGSDNLKSDCEGVAQVLALMGVRPVPDELGNVTDVALIPLAELGRPRIDVVVTVSGIFRDLLGGQMRLIDRAARLAAMADEPPEANFVRRNALAQAAALGVPLEEAATRVFANAPGSYGSHVNHLIESGSWEDDSQISDAFLSRKSFTLGKGGEWKDSRPLLERALAGVQLTFQNIDSFEVGISDIDTYYESLGGVTKSIERLSGKRPEVLVSDAVTTGGSRVSTLSQMVRLETRAKLLNPKWYEAMLAHGYEGAREIETRLNNTYGWSATTGAVEGWVYQSVAETYALDDEMRERLARLNPHAAAGMVRRLLEASGRGFWDADDETLDRLRAIYEDLEDRLEGIVAGGAA is encoded by the coding sequence ATGCGCATCGTCTTTCTCACCATTGATGGCAACCACGCCGCCGCCCTCCGCCAGGCCGCGGCGCGGCTGCGCGCCGAGCACGGGGTCGCTATGACCCCGGCGTGCTACGACGCCGCCTCGCTGCGCGATGAGGACGGCTGGCAGCGCCTGGAACGCGACGTCAAGGGAGCAGCGTTCATTTTCGGCGCGCGCCTCTTCGGCGAGGACTATGTGCGCCCATTGGAGCGCCTGCTCGAACGGGCCGCCTGTCCGGTGTTGATCATCACCTCGAACCCGGCGCTCATTCGCCAGACGCGCATCGGCAAGTTCGTGCTGGCGGCCCGCGAGAGCGAGGAGGCCAGCGGCCCCCTGCGCCAGTGGATCAAGAAGCTGCGGCCCCAGGGCGGCGCGGGCGAGGCGCGCCGCCAGCTGGCCGTGCTGCGCAACCTCTCGCGGGTGCTGCGCCTCATCCCCGGCAAGGCCCGCGATCTCTACACCTATATCGTCGCCCATCAGTACTGGACCAATGCCTCGCCGGAAAACCTCTACCGGCTGATCTGCCTGCTGATCGAAGCCTACGTGCCCGGCTACAAGGGCAAATTGCCCATCCTCGACCCGGTCAGTTACCCCGAGCAGGCGCTGATCCACCCCGACGCGCCGGCGCCCTTCGAGACCCTGGCGGCCTATGAGCAGTGGCGCGCAAGCCGCGCCCGCGCGGCGGGCAAAAAGGGCGGCCCGGCGGCCTGGCAGGGGGCGGTGGGCGTCCTGGCCCTGCGCACGGTGGCCCTGAGCGGCAACACGGCCCATCTCGACGCCCTGGCGCGGGCGCTGGAGGCGCGGGGGCTGGAGGCGCGCATGGCCTACGCTTCGGGCCTGGATATGCGCCCGGCGATTGAGGCCTTCTTCACCGCCGCGCCCGAGGCCCGCGGCTGGCGCAAGAAGGCCCCCGCCAGCGAGCCGCGCCGGGCAACGGTGGACCTGCTGGTCAACGCCTCGGGCTTCGCCCTGGTCGGCGGCCCCGCCGAGAGCCGCCCGGCCGACGCACGGGCCGCCCTCGAGGCCCTCGATGTCGGCTACTTCGCCCCGGTGCCCCTGGCCTTCCAGCGGGTGGAGGACTGGCGCGCCGATTGGGGCGGGCTGGCCCCGGTGCAGGCGGCCCTGAGCATCGCCGTGCCCGAACTGGAGGGCGCCGCCGAGCCGATCGTCTTTGGCGGCCCCACCGCCCGCGCCGAGGCCTTTGTGCCCGCCCAACCCGAGGTCGAGTTGATCGCCGACCGGATCGCCCGCCGGGTGGCCCTGCGGCGCACCCCCAACCACGAGAAGCGCCTGGCCCTCGTGCTCTTTAGCTTCCCGCCGAACCTCGGCAACGTGGGCACGGCCGCCTACCTCGATGTCTTCCGTAGCGTCTACGCCATTCTGCGGGCGCTCAAGGAGCGGGGGTACACGGTGGATCTGCCTGCCGATGCCGAGGAGTTGCGCCAGATGGTAATCGAGGGGCGCGGGGACCCCGCCGCCTCGCCGTTGCTCCACGGGACCGACGCCGCCGTGGCAGGGTTCCTCAGCGTGGAGGATTACCGGCGCCTCTTCCCGGCCTACACTGAGATTGAGCCTCACTGGGGCCGCGCCCCCGGCGAGTTGCTCAGCGATGGCCGGCGCCTGCGCATCCTGGGGCGGCGCTTTGGCAACATTTTCGTCGGCGTGCAGCCGCCCTTTGGCTACGAGCGCGACCCGATGCGCATGCTCATGGCCCGCGACGCCGCGCCAAACCACGCCTTCGCCGCCTTCTACACCTGGTTGCGGCATGAGTTCCGGGCCCATGCGGTCATCCACGTCGGCACCCACGGCGCGCTGGAGTTCATGCCCGGCAAGCAGTCGGGCCTGAGCGCCGATTGCTGGCCCGCCCGGCTGATCGGCGATCTGCCCAACTTCTACCTCTACAGCGTTAACAACCCAAGCGAAGCGGCCATCGCCAAGCGCCGCAGCGGCGCGACGCTGATCAGCTACCTGGTGCCGCCGCTGCAACAGGCCGGCCTCTACAAGGGCCTGCGCCAGTTGAAGGACGCTATTGACGCCTACCGGCAGCGTCCCGATGCGGGGATGCTGGCCACCATCCGCGAACTGGCCGGGAAGCTGGGCCTCGGCGCCGACGCGCCCGTCAGAGCAGACTCCGAGACAGACTACCTGGCCCATCTCAGCCACGAGTTGTTGCAGATCGAGCAGCGCATGATCCCCGCCGGCCTGCACGTCTTCGGCGCACCGCCCTCGACCGAAGAACTGGTGGATCTGCTGGCCCTCACCGCGACCTTCCAGCGCTTCAGGCTGCGCGGTGAGGAGACGACCCTGCCGGCCCTCGTCGCCCGGAGCATGGGGCTGGATTACGCGGCGCTGCGTGAGCGCATGGCCGGCGATTTGCAGGCCCAGGAATCCTGGCGCGCGGTTGAAGCTCGCTGCAAAGAGAGCATCCGGCGCTTTGTGGGCGGAGCGCCGCTGGAGGTCGGCGGGTACGCCCCGGGCGACCTGGCGCCGCTGGCTCATTTCCTTGGCGACCTGCTTGCGCGACTGACGAGCGATCAGGAGATGGCCGGGCTGTTGCACGCCCTCGAGGGCGGATTTGTGCGCCCCTCGCCGAGCAACGACATCGTGCGCGACCCCGACGTCGTGCCTACGGGGCGCAACGTCTACAGCCTTGACCCGGCCCGCGCGCCCTCGGCAGCGGCGGTGGAGCGAGCCATGCGCCTGACCGAGGAACTGCTGGCCCGCGCAGTCGCCGAAGGCGGCGCGCTGCCGGAGAGCGTCGCAGTGGTGCTCTGGGGCAGCGACAACCTCAAGAGCGACTGTGAAGGCGTGGCCCAGGTGCTGGCGCTGATGGGCGTGCGTCCCGTGCCCGACGAGCTGGGCAACGTGACCGACGTGGCCCTGATCCCCCTCGCGGAACTGGGCCGCCCGCGCATTGACGTAGTAGTGACGGTCAGCGGCATCTTCCGCGACCTGCTGGGGGGCCAGATGCGCCTGATTGACCGAGCCGCCCGGCTGGCGGCCATGGCCGATGAGCCGCCCGAGGCCAACTTCGTGCGCCGCAATGCCCTGGCCCAGGCCGCGGCCCTGGGCGTGCCGCTGGAGGAGGCGGCCACCCGCGTCTTCGCCAATGCGCCGGGCAGCTACGGCAGCCACGTCAACCACCTGATTGAAAGCGGTTCGTGGGAGGACGACAGCCAGATCAGCGACGCCTTCCTCAGCCGCAAGAGCTTCACGCTGGGCAAAGGCGGCGAATGGAAGGACTCGCGGCCCCTGCTCGAACGAGCCCTGGCGGGAGTGCAGCTCACCTTCCAGAACATTGACAGCTTCGAGGTGGGCATCTCCGACATTGACACCTACTACGAGAGCCTCGGCGGCGTCACCAAGAGCATCGAGCGTCTGAGCGGCAAGCGCCCCGAGGTGCTGGTGTCGGACGCGGTGACCACCGGCGGCAGCCGCGTGAGCACCTTGAGCCAGATGGTGCGCCTGGAGACGCGGGCCAAGCTGCTCAATCCGAAATGGTATGAAGCCATGCTGGCCCACGGCTACGAGGGCGCCCGCGAGATCGAGACGCGCCTGAACAACACCTATGGCTGGAGCGCCACCACCGGCGCGGTGGAAGGCTGGGTCTACCAGAGCGTCGCTGAAACCTACGCCCTCGACGACGAGATGCGCGAACGGCTCGCACGGCTCAACCCCCACGCTGCAGCGGGGATGGTGCGCCGGCTGCTGGAGGCCAGCGGGCGCGGCTTCTGGGACGCCGACGACGAGACCCTCGACCGCCTGCGCGCGATCTACGAAGATCTAGAGGATCGGCTGGAGGGGATCGTCGCCGGCGGTGCGGCGTAG
- a CDS encoding BCD family MFS transporter, translating into MTLFKNFRLGLIHMAVAISLVPITSVLNRVMIHELGILATIVAGLIILPHLLSPMQMVIGQFSDTHPLWGYRRTPYIAAGLLLCVGGSVLTPIAALAMDANFWPGLAFAFVAFLIWGIGYNLAVVSYLSLASDMSNESQRSRTIAVMWFMMITAVIATAIIAGRAMEHYDPGLLVRVFFTAGGIALTLGFLGLIGLEPRGQTARPGERHSPREAIGAVVSNPQARLFFVYLTLLLAAILGQDVLLEPFGAKAFGMSVRQTTQLTAVWGGATLLALLLYGFVLSRFLSKKAGATLGSSLAALGFFTITLSGLLHVEALFVPGVAILGFGTGIATTTNLALMLDMTTPANAGLFIGAWGIADAAARGTGNFLASVVRDIATAVLANPVAGYGVVFLLEGLILCVTLVLLRQIDPATFRGEQEVTLSELIAVAGDA; encoded by the coding sequence ATGACCCTGTTCAAGAACTTCCGGCTCGGCCTGATCCACATGGCGGTGGCGATCAGCCTGGTCCCGATCACCAGTGTCCTGAACCGGGTGATGATCCACGAACTCGGCATCCTGGCGACGATCGTGGCGGGGCTGATCATCCTTCCCCACCTGCTGTCGCCGATGCAGATGGTGATCGGGCAGTTCTCTGACACCCATCCCCTGTGGGGCTACCGGCGCACGCCCTACATCGCCGCCGGCCTGCTGCTCTGCGTGGGCGGCTCGGTGCTCACCCCCATCGCCGCGCTGGCGATGGACGCCAACTTCTGGCCTGGGCTGGCCTTCGCCTTCGTCGCCTTCCTGATCTGGGGCATCGGGTACAACCTGGCCGTAGTCTCCTATCTCTCCCTTGCCAGCGATATGTCGAACGAGAGCCAGCGCTCCCGCACCATCGCGGTGATGTGGTTCATGATGATCACCGCGGTGATCGCCACGGCGATCATTGCCGGGCGAGCGATGGAGCACTACGATCCGGGACTGCTGGTGCGCGTCTTCTTCACCGCTGGCGGCATCGCGCTGACGCTGGGCTTCCTGGGGCTGATCGGCCTGGAGCCGCGCGGCCAGACGGCCCGCCCCGGCGAACGCCACAGCCCGCGCGAGGCCATCGGGGCGGTAGTGAGCAATCCCCAGGCGCGACTCTTCTTCGTGTACCTGACACTCCTCCTGGCGGCCATTCTCGGCCAGGATGTGTTGCTGGAGCCGTTTGGCGCCAAAGCCTTCGGCATGAGCGTGCGCCAGACAACCCAGTTGACCGCGGTGTGGGGCGGGGCGACGTTGCTGGCGTTGCTGCTGTATGGTTTTGTGCTTAGCCGCTTCCTCAGCAAGAAAGCCGGGGCCACGCTGGGGTCCTCGCTGGCGGCCCTGGGCTTCTTCACGATCACGCTGAGCGGCCTGCTGCATGTCGAGGCGCTCTTCGTGCCGGGAGTGGCCATCCTGGGCTTCGGCACGGGGATCGCCACCACCACCAACCTGGCGCTCATGCTCGATATGACCACGCCGGCCAACGCCGGACTGTTCATCGGCGCCTGGGGCATCGCCGATGCCGCGGCGCGGGGAACGGGGAACTTCCTGGCCAGCGTGGTGCGCGACATCGCCACCGCCGTCCTCGCCAATCCCGTCGCCGGGTACGGGGTGGTGTTCCTGCTCGAGGGGCTGATACTCTGTGTTACCCTTGTGCTGCTGCGCCAGATTGACCCCGCAACCTTCCGGGGCGAGCAGGAGGTCACGCTGTCCGAACTGATCGCCGTCGCCGGCGACGCCTAG
- the acsF gene encoding magnesium-protoporphyrin IX monomethyl ester (oxidative) cyclase, translated as MEQMPDLSVTTRHALQEAILTPRFYTTDFKAIDALDIDRNGLRDEFEWIREEFERDYNRNHFKRTEEFLANFDDMPARQLFIEFLERSCTAEFSGCILYAEMVKHLKDPTLRSIFRCMSRDEGRHAGFLNKTMADLNVALDLSVLQKRKKYTYFQPKFIFYTVYLSEKIGYSRYITIYRHLEKHPDRIIHPIFKWFEQWCNDEYRHGEFFSMLMRSQPELLNKPANRRWIRFFLLAVYATMYLNDSRRADFYRALGLDWRQYDQEVIRLCNRIATQVYPETLPVDDPRFFRHLDRAAEYDVRANELANRGGAVNQAQAARLRAGIVLRLLATYRLPPLPTRETTKWRGLEGFPNYPGPGWQARRVAAAD; from the coding sequence ATGGAGCAGATGCCGGATCTGAGCGTCACAACGCGCCATGCCCTGCAGGAGGCCATCCTTACCCCGCGCTTTTACACCACTGATTTTAAGGCCATTGACGCGCTGGATATTGATCGCAATGGTCTACGCGATGAGTTTGAGTGGATCCGCGAGGAGTTTGAGCGCGATTATAACCGCAATCACTTCAAGCGCACCGAGGAGTTCCTGGCCAACTTCGATGATATGCCCGCGCGGCAGTTGTTCATCGAGTTCCTCGAGCGCTCCTGCACCGCGGAGTTCTCCGGCTGCATCCTCTATGCCGAGATGGTCAAGCATCTGAAGGACCCGACGCTGCGCTCGATCTTCCGGTGCATGAGCCGCGATGAGGGCCGCCACGCCGGCTTCCTCAACAAGACCATGGCCGACCTGAACGTGGCGCTTGACCTGAGCGTGCTCCAGAAGCGGAAAAAGTACACCTACTTCCAGCCGAAGTTTATCTTCTATACCGTCTATCTCTCCGAAAAGATCGGCTATTCACGGTATATCACGATCTACCGACACCTGGAGAAGCATCCCGACCGCATCATCCACCCGATTTTCAAGTGGTTCGAGCAGTGGTGCAACGATGAGTACCGCCACGGCGAGTTCTTCTCCATGCTGATGCGCAGCCAGCCCGAACTGCTGAACAAACCTGCCAACCGGCGCTGGATCCGCTTCTTCCTCCTGGCGGTGTACGCCACGATGTACTTGAATGATTCGCGCCGCGCCGATTTCTACCGCGCCCTGGGCCTCGACTGGCGCCAGTATGACCAGGAGGTGATCCGCCTCTGCAACCGGATCGCCACCCAGGTCTATCCCGAGACCCTGCCGGTGGATGATCCGCGCTTCTTCCGCCATCTCGACAGGGCCGCCGAGTACGATGTGCGCGCCAATGAACTGGCCAACCGCGGCGGCGCAGTGAACCAGGCCCAGGCCGCTCGCCTGCGGGCCGGGATTGTGCTGCGCCTGCTGGCGACCTACCGCCTGCCGCCCCTGCCCACCAGGGAGACGACGAAGTGGCGTGGTCTGGAGGGCTTCCCGAACTACCCCGGTCCGGGCTGGCAGGCCCGGCGCGTGGCCGCCGCGGATTAA
- the bchM gene encoding magnesium protoporphyrin IX methyltransferase — translation MDTTRHKARLRQYFDGVGFERWSAIYGEARLSPIRRSIRDGHTQMLALAETWLDAEGRGRDGAALDAGCGTGLFSLALARRGMQVTAVDLAPQMAAATRAAAEAAGLAGRIDVLVADLEELQGRFAVVACFDVLIHYPPGPFEQMLRHLIDRCSDTLLFTYAPYSPLLAAMHRVGAFFPHSQRRTDIQMIRDDLVRATLAAGGMSIRRARRISSGFYHVTLVQAMRT, via the coding sequence GTGGACACCACCCGGCACAAAGCGCGTTTACGCCAGTATTTCGATGGGGTAGGCTTTGAGCGCTGGTCGGCCATCTATGGCGAGGCGCGGCTCTCGCCCATTCGCCGTTCGATCCGCGACGGGCACACGCAGATGCTGGCCCTCGCGGAGACATGGCTGGATGCCGAGGGGCGGGGCCGCGACGGCGCGGCGCTCGACGCCGGGTGCGGCACCGGTCTGTTCAGTCTGGCCCTGGCCCGCCGGGGCATGCAAGTAACCGCGGTGGACCTGGCGCCGCAGATGGCTGCGGCCACGCGGGCCGCGGCTGAAGCCGCCGGGCTGGCGGGGCGCATTGACGTGCTGGTCGCCGATCTGGAGGAGCTGCAGGGGCGCTTCGCCGTAGTGGCGTGCTTTGATGTGCTTATCCATTACCCGCCCGGGCCGTTTGAGCAGATGCTGCGCCACCTGATTGATCGCTGCTCGGATACGCTGCTCTTTACCTACGCCCCGTACAGCCCGTTGCTCGCGGCGATGCATCGCGTGGGCGCCTTTTTTCCCCACAGCCAGCGCCGTACCGATATTCAAATGATCCGCGACGACCTGGTGCGCGCCACCCTCGCCGCTGGCGGCATGTCCATCCGCCGCGCCCGGCGCATCAGCAGCGGCTTCTATCACGTCACGCTCGTCCAGGCCATGCGCACCTGA